A region from the Natronomonas salsuginis genome encodes:
- a CDS encoding PIN domain-containing protein yields the protein MTVYVETGFFLALAKDTDRLQESAEAALDEHEVETSAFSYLELVLARERYEFDYVPLVANLLELVPVRDEEEKQVVLKAVNYYEEGMTPFDAFHAATAETRRLDVLSSEKDYENIEVSRVPLEPSDTGEE from the coding sequence ATGACGGTGTACGTCGAAACAGGCTTTTTTCTCGCGCTCGCGAAGGACACCGATAGGCTACAGGAGTCGGCAGAAGCTGCGCTTGACGAACACGAAGTCGAAACATCGGCGTTCTCGTATCTCGAACTCGTCCTCGCTCGGGAACGTTACGAGTTCGATTACGTTCCGCTCGTGGCCAATCTGCTCGAATTAGTTCCCGTCCGTGACGAGGAGGAGAAGCAGGTAGTTCTCAAAGCTGTGAACTACTACGAAGAGGGAATGACTCCGTTCGACGCGTTCCACGCAGCGACCGCAGAAACAAGACGGTTAGATGTGCTCTCCTCGGAGAAGGATTACGAGAATATCGAGGTTTCGAGGGTTCCGTTGGAACCTAGTGATACCGGCGAGGAGTGA
- a CDS encoding AbrB/MazE/SpoVT family DNA-binding domain-containing protein — protein MSRSEERKVGERGQVTLPKELREKFDIHGGDEVIIHEEDGKITIEKPVSRDVLAEGYRQYAAESEALEEEMAGVSLESNQYLGDAPDW, from the coding sequence ATGAGCCGCAGCGAGGAGCGCAAGGTCGGGGAACGCGGGCAAGTCACCCTCCCGAAGGAGCTCCGGGAGAAGTTCGACATTCACGGGGGCGACGAGGTAATCATCCACGAGGAGGACGGGAAAATCACTATCGAGAAGCCAGTAAGCCGAGACGTACTCGCCGAAGGCTATCGCCAGTACGCAGCAGAGTCGGAAGCCCTTGAAGAAGAGATGGCCGGCGTGTCCCTAGAGAGTAATCAATATCTCGGCGATGCGCCGGATTGGTAG
- a CDS encoding type II toxin-antitoxin system PemK/MazF family toxin, with protein sequence MNVRRGDIVIVDLNPTEGSEQRGTRPCLVVQNDVGNENAPTTIVVPFTTSRGDQLYPFEVLVSADECSLREDSVALCSQIRTVSIEHRITDNVGSIPDSRMEEVDDALEYSLGLKGL encoded by the coding sequence ATGAACGTCCGACGAGGGGACATCGTTATCGTCGACCTCAACCCGACGGAAGGTTCGGAGCAGCGTGGAACACGCCCATGTCTCGTCGTGCAAAACGACGTTGGGAACGAGAACGCCCCGACGACGATTGTCGTCCCATTCACGACATCCCGTGGAGACCAGCTGTATCCTTTCGAAGTTCTAGTCTCGGCCGATGAGTGCTCCTTGAGAGAAGACTCAGTTGCCCTCTGTAGTCAGATTCGTACTGTCTCTATCGAACACCGCATTACGGACAATGTTGGTTCCATTCCTGACTCCCGTATGGAAGAAGTCGATGATGCCCTCGAATACAGTCTCGGTCTGAAAGGCCTCTAG
- a CDS encoding restriction endonuclease: MKRFLRYVFYRELYKWLRNVGKDDANSTQRDSAGTTNSPAGQIEELPLDEGPIENTGELKTVLQQMDPYDFEHFIADLWTRMGWQTDVSTASIDKGVDVTARKQQPYEQTTLIQAKRYGPNTTVGSPDIQQYASLSQQYNNVDKVVVVTTNEFTNQARELADQLNVKQIDGDDLASLVVEQDALDLVDDYLEFVTIAESDQPCDQPQQGTDGTDGEQRVATEPGADDRAVTPDRDSVAVSSTVWEKAIMIAIPGWLVAFFGIEFLPEALWGIVFFAVWLGLPVALFLDARYVRERRDWPQYWWAYVGTSLVWLLAIIPAGLYLWRRRSLS; the protein is encoded by the coding sequence ATGAAACGGTTCCTCCGATATGTCTTCTACCGGGAGCTGTACAAGTGGCTTCGGAACGTTGGAAAAGACGACGCTAATTCGACTCAGCGTGATTCAGCGGGGACCACGAACTCGCCTGCGGGGCAGATTGAGGAATTACCGCTTGATGAGGGCCCGATTGAAAACACAGGGGAGTTGAAAACGGTCCTCCAGCAGATGGATCCGTACGACTTCGAGCACTTCATCGCGGACCTCTGGACTCGAATGGGCTGGCAAACCGATGTCTCCACTGCGTCGATAGACAAAGGTGTGGACGTCACTGCTCGCAAACAACAGCCATACGAGCAGACGACGCTCATTCAGGCGAAGCGGTACGGGCCAAACACGACCGTTGGGTCCCCTGATATCCAGCAGTATGCGAGCCTCAGTCAGCAGTACAACAACGTCGATAAGGTCGTCGTGGTGACAACGAATGAATTCACGAACCAGGCTCGTGAACTCGCTGACCAACTCAATGTAAAACAGATTGACGGGGATGATCTCGCGTCTTTGGTGGTTGAACAAGACGCACTTGATCTCGTTGATGATTATCTTGAGTTCGTGACGATCGCTGAGTCCGATCAGCCCTGTGACCAACCGCAGCAGGGTACCGACGGAACAGACGGTGAACAGCGAGTAGCAACTGAACCCGGAGCCGACGACCGCGCAGTAACACCAGACAGAGACTCTGTTGCGGTGTCGTCTACCGTGTGGGAGAAAGCGATTATGATCGCTATCCCGGGCTGGCTCGTCGCGTTCTTTGGTATTGAATTTCTCCCTGAAGCACTCTGGGGAATCGTTTTCTTTGCTGTTTGGCTTGGGCTCCCGGTTGCGCTGTTCCTCGATGCGAGATACGTTCGAGAACGTCGAGACTGGCCGCAGTACTGGTGGGCGTACGTCGGTACGTCACTCGTCTGGCTGCTTGCGATCATCCCAGCTGGCCTGTACTTGTGGCGACGTCGGTCTCTCTCGTAA
- a CDS encoding HalX domain-containing protein, whose translation MADRDDQPTILVVEDEQALIELYVRWLDHEYTVLTAGGGEEALETFDSEVDVVLLDRLMPGMSGDEVLGEIRSRASTCKVAMVTAVEPDFDVITMGFDDYLTKPVEREELLDTIQRLLSRSQFDEIEQELYALSSKQAALRASKPKEELEDNDEFGQLQGRIRELRDDLDTTLPEMNDDEFVAMVRDIEADRPRDESSTIEGDDR comes from the coding sequence ATGGCCGATCGAGATGACCAGCCGACGATTCTCGTCGTCGAGGACGAGCAGGCACTCATCGAACTGTACGTTCGGTGGTTAGATCATGAGTATACGGTTTTGACCGCCGGTGGTGGTGAGGAAGCACTCGAAACGTTCGATTCCGAGGTCGATGTCGTGTTGCTCGATCGACTGATGCCTGGGATGAGCGGCGACGAGGTGTTGGGGGAGATTCGATCACGGGCGTCGACCTGTAAGGTCGCCATGGTGACCGCTGTCGAACCCGATTTCGACGTCATCACGATGGGATTCGACGACTACCTGACGAAACCCGTCGAACGCGAGGAATTGCTCGATACGATCCAACGGTTGCTCTCGAGATCGCAGTTCGACGAGATCGAGCAGGAACTCTACGCGCTCTCGTCGAAGCAGGCCGCACTTCGCGCATCGAAGCCGAAGGAGGAACTCGAGGACAACGACGAATTCGGACAGTTGCAAGGGAGGATCCGCGAACTTCGCGACGATCTGGATACGACGTTGCCGGAGATGAACGACGACGAGTTCGTCGCGATGGTACGCGACATCGAGGCCGACCGACCGCGAGACGAATCCTCGACGATCGAGGGTGACGATCGGTGA
- a CDS encoding DUF7504 family protein, with amino-acid sequence MSYRVDDLQAISSFDSGVSLLLTGPSTLTDEVVLDVVTPEADERVIVITMTTGAETVVKELERRGVARDQIGIIDCTNADSNVEGVPVRQLNSPGDLTGISLEFAKLLDQDSGNQSVRARVGIISVSTALMYTELRTMFRFLHVFTARIRSGGMFGAFSLDPTMHEEKAHNTIRAVFDCEASIDESGVSIAGTGFEP; translated from the coding sequence GTGAGCTATCGAGTAGACGACCTGCAGGCGATCTCGTCGTTCGACAGCGGAGTGAGCCTTTTGCTCACCGGCCCGTCCACGCTGACCGATGAGGTCGTTCTCGACGTCGTCACCCCTGAAGCAGACGAACGGGTGATCGTCATCACGATGACGACGGGCGCGGAGACAGTCGTTAAAGAACTCGAACGTCGTGGCGTGGCACGTGACCAGATCGGTATCATCGACTGCACGAACGCCGATAGCAACGTCGAGGGCGTCCCGGTTCGGCAGTTGAACTCGCCCGGTGATCTCACGGGGATCAGCCTCGAGTTCGCGAAACTACTCGATCAGGACAGCGGGAACCAATCCGTTCGAGCGCGCGTCGGTATCATATCGGTATCAACCGCACTCATGTACACCGAACTCCGGACCATGTTCCGATTTTTACACGTGTTCACCGCCCGAATCAGATCAGGTGGGATGTTCGGTGCCTTCTCGCTCGATCCGACGATGCACGAGGAGAAGGCGCACAACACGATCCGTGCGGTGTTCGACTGTGAGGCGTCTATCGACGAGAGCGGCGTGTCGATAGCGGGGACGGGATTCGAGCCGTAG
- a CDS encoding HD domain-containing protein, which yields MSDGTDSKNGRHYDPKAEHCFPDGPLNDVLELIRADEEINAYLEAQNVNPVARMGYNDHGAKHIEIVRNAALRLYDLLKAGNVAFNGALGQGLEEADESVIIALAATLHDIGHVVHREDHSYYSIPLAVDILDRILDELNRYDVADRVKLKGEVLHAILCHHAEETPLTQEAGVVRVADALDMERGRSRIPYEKGGRGINTLSSQAIRRVSLQPGDETPVLVEIEMTDAAGVYQVDELLQHKLLDSRIEEYVRIVAINTHSGGDLVERIEM from the coding sequence ATGAGCGATGGCACCGATTCGAAGAACGGCCGACACTACGATCCGAAGGCAGAGCATTGCTTCCCTGATGGGCCGCTCAACGACGTTCTCGAACTGATTCGAGCCGACGAGGAGATCAACGCGTACCTGGAGGCACAAAACGTCAACCCGGTCGCACGGATGGGCTACAACGATCACGGCGCGAAACACATCGAGATCGTTCGAAACGCTGCGCTCCGTCTCTACGACCTGTTGAAGGCCGGCAACGTGGCGTTCAACGGTGCGCTCGGGCAGGGCCTCGAGGAGGCCGACGAGTCGGTCATCATCGCGCTCGCGGCGACGTTACACGACATCGGACACGTCGTCCACCGGGAGGATCATTCATACTACTCGATTCCGCTCGCGGTGGACATCCTCGACCGAATTCTTGACGAACTGAACCGATACGATGTCGCAGACCGCGTCAAGCTGAAGGGAGAAGTTCTCCACGCGATACTCTGTCACCACGCGGAGGAGACGCCGCTAACGCAGGAAGCGGGCGTGGTGAGGGTCGCGGACGCGCTCGATATGGAGCGCGGCCGGTCGCGGATCCCCTACGAGAAGGGTGGGCGTGGCATCAACACCCTTTCGAGTCAGGCGATACGGCGGGTGTCGCTACAGCCGGGAGACGAGACGCCCGTGCTGGTGGAGATCGAGATGACCGATGCCGCAGGCGTCTATCAGGTCGACGAACTCCTCCAGCACAAACTCCTGGACTCAAGGATCGAAGAGTACGTCCGCATCGTCGCGATCAACACCCACAGCGGTGGCGACTTGGTCGAGCGGATCGAAATGTAG
- a CDS encoding redoxin domain-containing protein — translation MVQVGDTAPDFTAPMRTPTGEITEFTLSDELGDGPVVLAFFPGAFTSVCTGEMTTFRDRLDSLADAGASLYGVSIDSPFSLGEFAEQNELNFPLIGDTNKEVIEAYDVVMDFADLGISGVAKRSVLVIDDDGEITYAWISDDPGVEPDYDEVESAANDA, via the coding sequence ATGGTACAAGTAGGCGACACTGCACCCGATTTCACCGCACCGATGCGAACACCAACGGGCGAAATCACGGAGTTCACGCTCTCGGACGAACTCGGTGACGGCCCCGTCGTCTTGGCGTTCTTCCCCGGTGCGTTCACGAGCGTGTGTACCGGCGAGATGACGACGTTCCGCGACCGACTCGACAGCCTCGCCGACGCCGGTGCGTCCCTCTACGGCGTCAGCATCGACTCGCCGTTCTCGCTCGGCGAGTTCGCCGAACAGAACGAACTCAACTTCCCGCTGATCGGCGACACGAACAAGGAGGTCATCGAGGCGTACGACGTCGTGATGGACTTCGCGGACCTCGGGATCTCCGGCGTCGCCAAACGATCCGTTTTGGTCATCGACGACGACGGCGAGATCACGTACGCGTGGATCTCGGACGACCCCGGTGTCGAACCCGACTACGACGAGGTCGAATCGGCGGCCAACGACGCGTAA
- a CDS encoding Sec-independent protein translocase subunit TatA/TatB, protein MTLPLFIGGLGPPELLLIAGVFILLFGASKLPKLARSMGTATGEFKKGREEVEGELEQMRSGAQPSDEPTVEDEPEPGLEPDADAELESDADPDRSGA, encoded by the coding sequence ATGACATTGCCGCTGTTCATCGGTGGATTGGGTCCGCCGGAGCTGCTGTTGATCGCTGGTGTGTTCATCCTGCTGTTCGGCGCGAGCAAGCTGCCGAAGCTCGCGCGGTCGATGGGAACCGCCACGGGCGAGTTCAAGAAGGGCCGCGAAGAGGTCGAGGGCGAACTCGAACAGATGCGTTCGGGCGCGCAGCCGTCGGACGAACCGACAGTCGAGGACGAGCCCGAACCCGGACTCGAGCCAGATGCGGACGCCGAGCTGGAGTCGGACGCCGACCCCGATCGATCCGGCGCGTAG
- a CDS encoding twin-arginine translocase TatA/TatE family subunit, whose translation MASTLPLQFGIPGGPELLIILLIAVLLFGANKIPQLARSTGEAMGEFQKGREEVEQELQDMREGATGAPETAADEPEIETDDESEPEIETDDDDAVDSDDDTELDIDDAEADEETN comes from the coding sequence ATGGCATCCACACTTCCCCTCCAGTTCGGGATCCCCGGCGGACCGGAGCTTCTGATCATCCTGCTCATCGCCGTCCTGCTGTTCGGCGCGAACAAGATCCCGCAACTCGCGCGGTCGACGGGCGAGGCGATGGGTGAGTTCCAAAAGGGACGCGAAGAGGTCGAACAGGAGTTACAGGATATGCGCGAGGGTGCCACCGGCGCTCCAGAGACGGCCGCCGACGAGCCGGAGATCGAAACCGACGACGAGTCGGAGCCGGAGATCGAAACCGACGACGACGATGCGGTCGACTCCGACGACGACACAGAACTCGATATCGACGACGCCGAGGCGGACGAAGAGACGAACTGA
- a CDS encoding methyl-accepting chemotaxis protein codes for MFDSLIPHLASVVGSRSSPQETGEAPTTVSPGTDRLDERVERARNAVGIDAAAADDGGDPFDVSAVDLERYYPDSTAGQALAQQARNRSKVNERPIDLDRARRVTSAASQLAEAHVPPSSYVASFVPLFEEAVERAFDEIRAGESADDVETSLRTTMRAAMVDAQLGVDEFITEGAADAPTDERASSVLTTRALIEALPYSAFLIDDENTVLEYNSNINEQLGLESGHREYIGLDCRDTIAAATYTDDSRHKTLADKIVETPHDPEANWDIERLDDDFEFDDGPVYGDSSVSVNTRGEAVHIEFLAIPMFDDSGQLLAVLELIEDRSADVRHEQAITDLVTAITDTLERIGEGDLSARAEYEDEYGVVSEELLSVTDEVNEMAESFEALVGRVEEKTDALSVSIDRAADSAHAIDERVDAQHEALEEVSAEMESFSATMEEVATSSSEVATAAEDALESVESGVESGKNAREATDDVREISARLVNSVTELDDRMQEIEHVVEIISDVADQTNILALNANIEAARVDAGGDGFAVVAEEVKTLANETQEHTKEIGDLVEAIQGRTDETVSEVKRAHERIEASDERIDRALSALSDVSTSVDDAAAGINEVARANDEQASTVEEVTATVDSVRGNALEVASETDEIVEEAETQTVAIDELTAQVERLTSGDDRPAR; via the coding sequence ATGTTTGATAGCCTCATTCCCCACTTGGCGAGCGTGGTCGGCAGTCGTTCGAGCCCTCAAGAGACCGGGGAAGCGCCTACGACGGTTTCTCCCGGTACCGACCGGTTGGACGAGCGCGTAGAGCGCGCACGGAACGCCGTGGGGATCGACGCCGCCGCGGCGGATGACGGCGGCGATCCCTTCGACGTGTCCGCCGTCGATCTCGAGCGCTACTATCCGGACTCGACCGCGGGACAGGCGCTCGCACAGCAGGCGAGAAATCGGTCGAAAGTGAACGAACGGCCGATCGATCTCGACCGAGCGCGTCGGGTCACCTCGGCCGCGAGCCAACTGGCCGAAGCACACGTCCCTCCGTCGTCGTACGTCGCCTCGTTCGTGCCGCTGTTCGAGGAGGCGGTCGAACGCGCGTTCGACGAGATCCGAGCGGGTGAGTCGGCCGACGACGTCGAGACGTCGCTCCGAACCACGATGCGAGCCGCGATGGTCGATGCGCAGCTCGGCGTCGACGAGTTCATCACAGAGGGCGCTGCTGACGCCCCGACGGACGAACGGGCCTCGAGCGTACTGACGACTCGCGCGCTGATCGAAGCGCTCCCGTACTCGGCATTCCTCATCGACGACGAGAACACCGTTCTCGAGTACAACTCGAACATCAACGAGCAACTCGGTCTCGAATCTGGACACCGCGAGTACATCGGACTCGACTGTCGGGACACGATCGCAGCCGCAACGTACACGGACGATTCGCGGCACAAGACGCTCGCAGACAAGATCGTCGAGACGCCGCACGACCCCGAAGCCAACTGGGACATCGAACGGCTGGACGACGATTTCGAGTTCGACGACGGGCCGGTGTACGGGGATAGTAGCGTCTCAGTAAACACGCGGGGAGAGGCGGTTCACATCGAGTTCCTTGCGATCCCGATGTTTGACGATTCGGGGCAGCTGCTCGCTGTTCTCGAACTCATCGAGGATCGGTCCGCGGACGTCCGCCACGAGCAGGCGATCACCGATCTCGTGACGGCGATCACCGACACGCTGGAACGAATTGGGGAGGGTGATCTCTCGGCCCGCGCCGAGTACGAGGACGAATACGGCGTCGTCAGTGAGGAATTGTTGAGCGTCACCGACGAAGTCAACGAGATGGCCGAAAGCTTCGAAGCGCTCGTGGGCCGAGTCGAGGAGAAGACCGACGCCCTATCTGTCTCTATCGATCGCGCGGCCGATAGCGCCCATGCCATCGACGAGCGAGTCGACGCTCAACACGAAGCGCTCGAGGAGGTCAGCGCGGAGATGGAATCGTTCTCCGCGACGATGGAGGAGGTAGCCACGAGTTCGAGCGAGGTCGCAACCGCGGCCGAGGACGCCCTCGAAAGCGTTGAATCGGGCGTCGAATCGGGTAAAAACGCGAGGGAAGCGACCGACGACGTACGGGAGATAAGCGCACGATTGGTGAACTCCGTCACCGAACTCGACGACCGTATGCAGGAGATCGAACACGTCGTCGAGATCATCTCGGACGTCGCAGATCAGACGAACATCCTCGCGTTGAACGCCAACATCGAAGCGGCGAGGGTCGATGCGGGTGGCGACGGGTTCGCCGTGGTCGCTGAAGAGGTGAAGACACTCGCCAATGAGACCCAAGAACACACCAAGGAGATCGGTGATCTCGTCGAAGCCATCCAGGGACGGACCGACGAGACCGTCTCGGAGGTCAAGCGCGCCCACGAGCGGATCGAAGCGAGCGACGAGCGGATCGACCGCGCGCTATCGGCGCTGAGCGATGTCTCGACGAGCGTCGACGACGCGGCTGCGGGCATCAACGAGGTCGCGAGAGCGAACGACGAACAGGCATCGACCGTCGAAGAGGTGACCGCGACGGTCGACAGCGTGCGAGGAAACGCGCTTGAGGTCGCTTCGGAGACCGATGAGATCGTCGAGGAAGCCGAAACCCAAACCGTCGCGATAGACGAACTGACCGCGCAGGTGGAACGGCTGACCTCCGGTGACGATCGACCGGCACGGTAA
- a CDS encoding helix-turn-helix domain-containing protein gives MVDPKSAVTSLPPSAKLVYKTLQYEGPMTQAQLADASLLPQRTVRHALKKLEDVDVVEESVYLMDARKSNYRLAGDDAAAEPPLV, from the coding sequence ATGGTAGATCCCAAATCGGCAGTCACATCCCTCCCGCCGAGTGCTAAACTCGTCTACAAGACGCTCCAGTACGAAGGGCCGATGACGCAGGCCCAGTTAGCGGATGCGTCATTGCTCCCCCAGCGAACCGTTCGGCACGCCCTGAAAAAGCTCGAAGACGTCGACGTCGTCGAGGAGTCCGTCTATCTCATGGACGCCCGAAAATCGAACTACCGACTCGCGGGGGACGACGCGGCCGCGGAACCGCCGCTTGTCTGA
- a CDS encoding chemotaxis protein CheC — MRIAIRHLEAYNRLATNGARQAARALSQMIGIRMTHDVTDVSLITNDALSDVFGGHRHVAVQVGLCGGLSGETVLIFDPDSVGRLRKRLRSTGGRSSLAGGPFAELGNIMIGGFIDGWANHIDAQIDMTPPTYIEATGTRILPKITRQDAAETGVFLFKSELTATDRELTVPIYLIPEYSEFVDLLGTRSDRLSVPAEKLLVFDGFATRSAERASRQIAQMTGLATDVSVSQLRFTSFSNIAAHVGDDEYVSTIFELNGAPSGFFVALFGERSADRIASAMLPAGTDLGDEMADGAITELGNIITSGFIDGWANTLCSSIEHTPPELMRDSGQNIVRAVQRRISGEQEYAFTIDTTIELDDREAEVRLYVLPKTAELTEALNALPAPRP, encoded by the coding sequence ATGAGAATCGCCATCCGGCATCTCGAAGCGTACAACCGTCTCGCAACGAACGGTGCGAGACAGGCCGCTCGGGCACTCTCGCAGATGATCGGCATCCGGATGACACACGACGTGACGGACGTCAGTCTCATTACAAACGACGCGCTCTCGGACGTGTTTGGCGGCCATCGTCACGTCGCCGTACAGGTCGGGCTCTGCGGCGGTCTGTCCGGGGAGACGGTGTTGATCTTCGATCCGGACTCGGTCGGCCGGCTCCGGAAACGGCTTCGATCGACTGGCGGGCGGAGTTCCCTCGCCGGCGGCCCGTTCGCCGAACTGGGCAACATCATGATCGGCGGGTTCATCGACGGCTGGGCGAACCACATCGACGCGCAGATCGACATGACCCCGCCGACGTACATCGAAGCGACCGGGACCCGTATTCTCCCAAAGATCACGAGACAGGACGCGGCCGAAACCGGCGTGTTTCTGTTCAAGAGCGAACTCACCGCGACCGATCGCGAACTGACCGTTCCGATCTACCTGATCCCCGAGTACAGCGAGTTCGTCGATCTGCTCGGGACACGGTCGGACCGGCTCTCAGTGCCGGCCGAAAAGCTCCTCGTCTTCGACGGGTTCGCGACGCGAAGCGCGGAGCGGGCGTCGAGACAGATCGCACAGATGACCGGACTCGCAACCGACGTCTCGGTGAGCCAACTCAGATTCACATCGTTTTCGAATATCGCGGCTCACGTCGGGGACGACGAATACGTCAGTACCATCTTCGAACTGAACGGGGCGCCAAGCGGCTTCTTCGTCGCGCTGTTCGGCGAGCGATCGGCCGACCGTATCGCATCCGCGATGCTGCCAGCCGGGACCGATCTCGGGGACGAGATGGCGGACGGGGCGATAACGGAGTTGGGAAACATCATCACCAGCGGGTTCATCGACGGCTGGGCGAACACCCTCTGCAGCAGCATCGAGCACACGCCGCCGGAGCTCATGCGGGACTCGGGGCAAAACATCGTCCGAGCCGTCCAACGGCGGATCTCGGGGGAACAGGAGTACGCCTTCACGATCGATACGACGATCGAACTCGACGATCGGGAGGCCGAGGTTCGGCTCTACGTGCTCCCGAAAACGGCCGAATTGACCGAAGCCCTGAATGCACTACCGGCGCCTCGGCCGTGA
- a CDS encoding PLP-dependent cysteine synthase family protein: protein MKRGILDTIGSPLVQVESPPGSVIAAKIESKNPGGSAKDRPALAMVEAAEAAGELEAGDRIVEPTSGNTGIGLSVVAAAKGYDITVVMPSSKSPERRQIMKAYGADLDLVDGTISDAKDRADELEADAGMVQLRQFENPANPEAHYRTTGEEILEQVGDRRIDALVAGIGTGGTISGTARRLTEAFPEMAVVGVEPDENAVLSGGESGDDDFQGMGPGFVSPNLDRDLLTDVETVDIDAAEAECRRLAREEGILVGQSSGGSLVVAKRVARRLAAERGVDPDRCPGPNNEVGVLSDSPPQEAPIDDDCPLVVTVFWDSGERYMSTGLFD from the coding sequence ATGAAACGGGGGATCCTCGACACGATCGGGTCGCCGCTGGTACAGGTCGAATCGCCGCCGGGATCCGTCATCGCGGCCAAGATCGAATCGAAGAATCCGGGTGGGTCCGCGAAAGATCGGCCGGCCCTGGCGATGGTCGAGGCCGCCGAAGCGGCCGGTGAACTCGAAGCCGGCGATCGGATCGTCGAACCCACCTCGGGGAACACGGGGATCGGTCTCTCCGTCGTCGCCGCGGCGAAGGGGTACGACATCACGGTCGTCATGCCGTCTTCGAAATCGCCCGAACGGCGGCAGATAATGAAAGCCTACGGCGCCGACCTCGACCTCGTCGACGGGACGATCTCGGACGCGAAGGACCGCGCCGACGAGCTCGAAGCCGACGCTGGGATGGTCCAGCTTCGGCAGTTCGAGAACCCGGCAAACCCCGAAGCGCACTATCGGACGACCGGCGAGGAGATCCTCGAACAGGTCGGCGACCGGCGGATCGACGCGCTCGTCGCCGGGATCGGCACCGGCGGGACGATCTCGGGAACCGCAAGACGGCTCACCGAGGCCTTCCCGGAGATGGCGGTCGTCGGCGTGGAACCCGACGAAAACGCGGTCCTCTCCGGTGGCGAGTCGGGCGACGACGACTTTCAGGGGATGGGACCGGGATTCGTCTCGCCCAACCTCGATCGGGATCTCCTGACCGACGTCGAGACCGTCGACATCGACGCCGCCGAAGCGGAGTGTCGGCGACTCGCTCGCGAGGAAGGGATTCTCGTCGGCCAGTCGTCCGGTGGGTCCCTCGTCGTCGCAAAGCGCGTTGCGAGACGACTCGCCGCAGAACGGGGCGTCGATCCGGATCGGTGTCCCGGCCCGAACAACGAGGTCGGCGTGCTCAGCGACAGCCCACCGCAGGAAGCGCCGATTGACGACGACTGCCCGCTCGTCGTCACCGTCTTTTGGGACTCCGGTGAGCGTTACATGTCGACCGGACTGTTCGACTAG
- a CDS encoding gamma carbonic anhydrase family protein codes for MIRSFDGYEPEIHRDAYVDPAAVIIGDVTIEADASVWPNATIRGDHGSIRLAEGANVQDNAVLHEGVEIGPYATVGHSAIVHTSTVHARALVGMSSTVLDRSVVGERAMVGANSLVTEDTQIEPETLYAGVPAEFIKNVESSPWTEAGDRYVELSRKHAETSERLD; via the coding sequence ATGATACGGAGTTTCGACGGATACGAACCGGAGATTCATCGGGACGCCTACGTCGATCCGGCCGCCGTGATCATCGGCGACGTGACCATCGAGGCGGACGCGAGCGTGTGGCCGAACGCGACGATTCGCGGCGATCACGGTTCGATTCGGCTCGCGGAGGGTGCGAACGTCCAGGACAACGCCGTCCTCCACGAAGGCGTCGAGATCGGCCCGTACGCGACCGTTGGGCACTCAGCGATCGTTCACACGTCGACGGTACACGCGCGAGCGCTCGTCGGGATGAGTTCGACCGTTCTCGACCGATCGGTGGTCGGCGAGCGGGCGATGGTGGGGGCGAACAGTCTGGTCACCGAGGACACTCAGATCGAACCGGAGACGCTGTACGCCGGCGTCCCCGCCGAGTTCATCAAGAACGTCGAGTCGTCTCCGTGGACCGAAGCCGGCGATCGATACGTCGAACTCTCGCGGAAACACGCCGAAACGTCCGAACGTCTCGATTAA